A section of the Neorhizobium galegae bv. orientalis str. HAMBI 540 genome encodes:
- a CDS encoding error-prone DNA polymerase, producing the protein MTDAPVFFEIGAKTNFSFLEGAARPEEMVVTASVLGLSGLGIADRNSVAGVVRAHSQVRNMKETYERQKKEGRKEDEEEAIEPCAFYPGARLVFADDTPDVLAYPLNRKGWANLCRLLSRGNLRTEKGSCILEGWDLLEWCKEEMMLAVVPDFSRAEDARYLVDLNKKLKDYREKFGKNIYFALSPTYDGRDRLVFAIFSRMAFQNRLPLIATNLPLFHLPERRSLSNVVTAIREHVTVQEAGFRLAPNGERYIKQAAEMARLFHAYPDAISNARRFFSRLRFSLDELSHNYPDESVPGETVSETLERLTWEGARWRYPDKIPEKVSKQIRYELNLIKEMQYEPYFLTVRHIVWHARYELKILCQGRGSAANSSVCYCLGITEVDPTSTTLLFERFISTERNEPPDIDVDFEHARREEVIQYIYQHYGFRHAGLTAAVTSYRTRMAGREVAKAFGLSEDVQAALSSTVWGWSDEGTSERDAKAAGLDTADFVTKQVLSHAQELMGFPRHLTQHVGGFLITRDRLDEIVPIMKTAMPGRYMIEWDKDDLDTLKLLKIDVLALGMLTCLKKAFDLMQRHYQVNETLAGLQQRPEKAVYDMICRADTIGVFQIESRAQMSMLPRLRPEKFYDLVVEVAIVRPGPIQGNMVHPYLKRREAQRNKQPIEYPSPELEKVLERTLGVPLFQEQAMQIAITAAGFSPEKADKLRRSMATFKRSGRVEEFKTDFVAGMLKNERYSKEFAESCFSQIQGFAEYGFPESHAASFALLVYASSWIKTYYPDVFCTAMMNSQPMGFYAPAQLIRDAREHGVRILPVDVNRSEWDCTLEEAVFDKTAIDKRHRSMRDVIKTERAVRLGFRQVKGLAEKDMVEKFIANRGEGYTSIHDLWLRSGLDKSDIERLADADAFNSVRLNRREALWAVRGLDARRASEKLPLFDVADRADLRPEAKAALPEMLPGEQVIEDYRYLSLSLKAHPVSFLREEFKAMGITRSVDLLTVPNGQRVTIGGIVLVRQRPGSAKGVIFMTLEDETGVANAIVWSKIFERYRPVVMGARLVKIRGRLQSQSGVIHTVVEHIEDITPMLGLLQKEARQFGVSARSDEALQSSGDHRQKRRSNGMEEARRGSAKEAVAGDSCGAGPGSVMPKGRNFH; encoded by the coding sequence GGAAATGGTTGTTACCGCGAGTGTGCTTGGTCTCTCCGGGCTTGGGATTGCCGATCGGAATTCGGTTGCCGGCGTAGTGCGCGCCCATAGTCAGGTCCGGAATATGAAGGAGACCTACGAGCGTCAGAAGAAGGAAGGCAGGAAAGAAGACGAAGAAGAGGCAATCGAACCTTGCGCCTTTTATCCGGGGGCACGGCTCGTCTTCGCCGACGATACGCCGGACGTGCTGGCCTATCCTCTGAATCGGAAAGGCTGGGCGAATCTCTGTCGTCTTCTGAGCCGTGGAAACCTCAGGACGGAGAAGGGTTCCTGCATCCTTGAGGGATGGGATCTTCTCGAATGGTGCAAGGAAGAAATGATGCTCGCCGTCGTTCCGGATTTTTCGCGTGCTGAAGATGCCCGGTATCTGGTGGACCTGAATAAAAAGCTGAAGGACTATCGAGAAAAATTCGGCAAAAATATCTATTTCGCCCTGTCGCCGACCTATGACGGACGGGACAGGCTTGTCTTTGCGATATTTTCTCGGATGGCTTTCCAAAACCGTCTGCCGTTGATTGCAACGAACCTGCCGCTTTTCCATCTTCCTGAACGGCGATCGCTTTCAAACGTCGTGACCGCCATTCGTGAACATGTGACGGTTCAGGAAGCTGGCTTTCGTCTGGCCCCGAACGGAGAGAGGTACATCAAGCAGGCCGCCGAAATGGCCCGGCTTTTTCACGCTTATCCGGATGCGATTTCGAACGCGCGAAGATTTTTCAGCCGCCTGCGTTTCTCTCTTGATGAGCTAAGCCATAATTACCCGGACGAAAGCGTTCCGGGTGAAACCGTATCGGAAACCTTGGAGCGTCTTACCTGGGAGGGCGCCAGGTGGCGTTATCCGGATAAGATCCCCGAGAAGGTTTCCAAGCAGATCAGGTATGAGCTCAATCTCATCAAGGAGATGCAATACGAGCCTTATTTCCTGACGGTTCGCCACATCGTCTGGCATGCCCGCTATGAGTTGAAGATCCTCTGCCAGGGGCGTGGCTCAGCGGCCAATTCCAGCGTCTGTTATTGTCTCGGTATTACCGAAGTCGATCCGACATCCACGACACTGCTCTTTGAACGGTTCATTTCGACCGAACGAAACGAACCGCCGGATATCGATGTCGATTTTGAACATGCGCGGCGCGAGGAAGTGATCCAGTACATTTATCAGCATTATGGCTTTCGCCATGCCGGCCTGACGGCGGCGGTTACGAGTTATCGGACCCGAATGGCCGGCCGTGAGGTTGCCAAGGCTTTTGGGCTCTCCGAGGATGTACAGGCGGCACTTTCGAGCACGGTGTGGGGTTGGTCGGATGAAGGCACGTCGGAAAGAGACGCAAAAGCCGCGGGTCTCGACACTGCCGACTTTGTGACAAAACAGGTTCTTTCGCATGCGCAGGAACTTATGGGTTTCCCGCGCCATCTCACCCAGCATGTCGGCGGTTTCCTGATTACGCGCGACCGGCTTGACGAAATCGTGCCGATCATGAAAACGGCCATGCCGGGCCGTTACATGATCGAATGGGACAAGGACGATCTCGACACCCTGAAGCTCCTGAAGATCGACGTGCTGGCGCTCGGCATGCTGACCTGCCTCAAAAAAGCGTTCGATCTGATGCAGCGGCATTATCAGGTCAATGAGACATTGGCCGGATTGCAGCAGCGGCCCGAGAAGGCTGTTTACGACATGATCTGCCGTGCGGACACGATCGGGGTTTTCCAGATCGAGAGCCGGGCGCAGATGAGCATGCTGCCGAGGCTGAGACCCGAAAAGTTCTATGACCTTGTTGTCGAAGTGGCGATCGTCAGACCTGGCCCTATCCAAGGAAACATGGTCCACCCGTATCTAAAACGGCGCGAAGCCCAACGGAACAAACAGCCGATCGAATATCCCAGTCCTGAATTGGAAAAGGTTCTTGAACGCACGCTAGGCGTACCTCTCTTTCAAGAGCAGGCAATGCAGATTGCAATAACTGCAGCCGGTTTTTCTCCTGAAAAAGCGGACAAACTACGTCGATCGATGGCGACGTTCAAGCGATCGGGAAGAGTGGAGGAATTTAAGACCGATTTTGTTGCAGGTATGTTGAAAAACGAGCGTTATTCCAAGGAATTTGCGGAAAGCTGCTTCAGCCAGATCCAGGGCTTTGCCGAATACGGCTTTCCGGAAAGTCATGCGGCGTCATTCGCTTTGCTTGTCTACGCCTCTTCCTGGATCAAGACCTATTATCCGGACGTCTTCTGCACGGCGATGATGAACTCCCAGCCGATGGGATTTTATGCGCCGGCCCAGCTCATACGGGATGCACGCGAGCACGGTGTCAGGATTCTCCCCGTGGACGTCAACAGGTCGGAGTGGGACTGCACTTTGGAAGAGGCAGTTTTCGACAAAACCGCGATCGACAAGCGTCACAGATCCATGCGGGATGTCATCAAGACCGAGCGGGCCGTGCGGCTTGGGTTTCGACAGGTCAAAGGCCTTGCCGAAAAAGACATGGTCGAGAAGTTCATTGCCAACCGAGGAGAGGGTTATACGTCGATCCACGATCTCTGGCTGCGGTCCGGTCTCGACAAGTCGGATATCGAGCGGCTGGCGGATGCAGATGCCTTCAACTCCGTGAGACTCAACCGCCGTGAAGCGCTCTGGGCCGTCAGGGGGCTCGATGCCAGGAGGGCAAGTGAGAAACTGCCCTTGTTCGATGTGGCCGATCGTGCGGATCTCCGGCCCGAGGCGAAAGCGGCGCTGCCGGAAATGTTGCCCGGCGAACAGGTGATCGAGGATTACCGCTATCTCTCGCTTTCGCTGAAAGCGCATCCGGTTTCATTTCTGCGCGAAGAATTCAAGGCGATGGGGATTACCCGCAGCGTCGATCTTTTGACGGTCCCGAACGGGCAGAGGGTGACGATCGGCGGGATCGTTCTTGTCCGGCAGCGACCGGGCTCGGCCAAGGGCGTTATCTTCATGACGCTGGAAGACGAGACCGGTGTTGCCAATGCGATCGTCTGGTCGAAGATTTTCGAGCGTTATCGGCCGGTCGTGATGGGCGCGCGGCTGGTCAAGATCCGGGGGAGACTGCAAAGCCAGAGCGGCGTCATCCATACCGTGGTCGAACATATCGAGGACATTACCCCGATGCTGGGTCTGCTGCAGAAAGAGGCGAGGCAGTTCGGCGTGTCGGCCCGTTCGGACGAGGCGCTGCAATCGAGCGGAGACCACCGGCAGAAGAGGCGTTCGAATGGAATGGAGGAGGCACGCAGGGGAAGTGCAAAGGAGGCGGTAGCTGGCGATTCCTGCGGAGCAGGACCAGGAAGCGTCATGCCGAAAGGCCGCAATTTCCACTAA
- the bfr gene encoding bacterioferritin, whose translation MKGDSKVIERLNEALFLELGAVNQYWLHYRLLDDWGFKKLAKKERAESIEEMHHADRLIDRIIFLEGHPNLQTLAPLRIGQNVKEVLEADLAGEYDARTAYKASRDICHAAGDYVSMKLFEELMMDEEGHIDFLETQLDLLAKIGEERYGLLNAESADSAE comes from the coding sequence TTGAAAGGCGACTCAAAGGTCATCGAGCGGCTTAACGAGGCATTGTTTCTCGAGCTAGGCGCCGTCAACCAGTATTGGCTGCATTATCGCCTGCTGGACGACTGGGGTTTCAAGAAGCTCGCGAAAAAGGAACGGGCAGAGTCGATCGAGGAAATGCATCATGCCGATCGTCTCATCGATCGCATCATCTTCCTCGAAGGCCATCCCAACCTGCAGACGCTTGCCCCGTTGCGCATCGGTCAGAATGTCAAGGAAGTCCTGGAAGCCGATCTTGCTGGCGAATATGATGCCCGCACGGCCTACAAAGCCTCACGCGATATCTGTCACGCGGCTGGCGACTACGTCTCGATGAAGCTCTTCGAGGAGCTTATGATGGATGAGGAAGGCCATATCGACTTCCTCGAAACCCAACTCGATCTGCTGGCGAAGATCGGCGAGGAACGCTACGGCCTCCTCAACGCGGAATCCGCCGATTCTGCCGAATAA
- a CDS encoding RNA pyrophosphohydrolase: protein MSKKDKRSVVAEELPYRPCVGIMVLNRAGLVWAGRRISEGNSEYDGSPQLWQMPQGGIDKGEDPLPAACRELYEETGMRSVTLLAEAQDWINYDLPAHLIGIGLKGKYRGQTQRWFAFRFDGDESEIAINSPPGGHAPEFDAWEWKPMAELPSLIVPFKRAVYDQVVAEFTHLAKTAAERL from the coding sequence ATGAGCAAGAAAGACAAACGCTCGGTCGTCGCCGAGGAACTTCCCTATCGCCCCTGCGTCGGCATCATGGTTCTGAACCGCGCGGGCCTTGTCTGGGCCGGCCGGCGCATCAGCGAAGGCAATAGCGAATATGATGGTTCGCCGCAGCTTTGGCAGATGCCGCAGGGCGGCATAGACAAGGGCGAGGATCCGCTTCCCGCCGCCTGTCGCGAGCTTTACGAGGAAACGGGGATGCGCTCCGTCACCTTGCTTGCCGAGGCGCAGGATTGGATCAATTACGATCTGCCCGCGCATCTGATCGGCATTGGGTTGAAGGGAAAATATCGCGGCCAGACCCAGCGCTGGTTCGCTTTCCGCTTCGATGGCGACGAGAGCGAGATCGCCATCAACTCGCCGCCGGGCGGACACGCACCGGAATTCGATGCCTGGGAATGGAAGCCGATGGCGGAACTGCCCAGCCTGATCGTGCCATTCAAGCGCGCGGTCTACGACCAGGTCGTCGCGGAGTTTACGCATCTGGCCAAGACGGCAGCCGAACGGCTCTGA
- a CDS encoding S41 family peptidase, with translation MIRRASLVIVGALLGATAMSVIYSAGVPAQAAGPSTYRELSIFGDVFERVRAQYVTPPDEEKLVENAINGMLTSLDPHSSFMNAKDAEDMRTQTRGEFGGLGIEVTMENELVKVIAPIDDTPASKAGILAGDLISEIDGAPVRGLKLEDAVEKMRGGINTPIKLTIIRQGADKPLDITVVRDIIAVRAVKSRVEGGDVGYVRVISFTEKTYDDLEKAIKKIKADVPADKLKGYVLDLRLNPGGLLDQAINVSDAFLERGEVVSTRGRNAEETRRFNAGPGDLTDGKPVIVLVNGGSASASEIVAGALQDLRRATVLGTRSFGKGSVQTIIPLGDAGALRLTTALYYTPSGKSIQGTGIQPDIKVDQPLPPELQGKIRAEGESSLRGHIQGSAETDEGSGSAAYVPPEAKDDIQLNYALDLFRGVKKDSSFPPSPDKAAAATIKK, from the coding sequence ATGATTCGTAGGGCTTCTCTTGTCATCGTCGGTGCACTCTTGGGTGCGACCGCGATGAGCGTGATTTATTCGGCCGGTGTGCCGGCGCAGGCCGCCGGCCCTTCGACCTACAGGGAATTGTCGATCTTTGGCGACGTGTTCGAACGGGTCCGCGCCCAGTACGTGACGCCGCCGGATGAAGAAAAGCTGGTCGAGAACGCCATCAACGGCATGCTGACCTCGCTCGATCCTCATTCGAGCTTCATGAATGCCAAGGATGCCGAAGACATGCGCACGCAGACGCGTGGCGAGTTCGGCGGCCTCGGCATCGAAGTCACGATGGAGAATGAACTCGTCAAGGTCATCGCACCGATCGACGATACGCCCGCCTCCAAGGCCGGTATTCTGGCAGGCGACCTCATCTCCGAGATCGACGGCGCACCGGTGCGCGGTCTGAAGCTCGAAGACGCCGTCGAAAAGATGCGCGGCGGCATCAACACGCCCATCAAGCTGACGATCATCCGCCAGGGCGCCGACAAGCCGCTCGACATCACTGTTGTTCGCGACATCATCGCGGTCCGCGCCGTGAAGTCCCGCGTCGAAGGCGGCGATGTCGGTTATGTCCGCGTCATCTCCTTTACCGAGAAGACCTATGACGACCTTGAAAAGGCGATCAAGAAGATCAAGGCAGATGTCCCGGCCGACAAGCTGAAGGGCTACGTGCTCGACCTGCGCCTCAACCCGGGCGGTCTGCTCGACCAGGCGATCAATGTTTCCGACGCCTTCCTGGAACGGGGCGAAGTGGTTTCCACCCGCGGCCGCAATGCCGAAGAAACCCGCCGCTTCAACGCCGGCCCGGGTGATCTGACCGATGGCAAGCCGGTCATCGTGCTCGTCAACGGCGGTTCGGCTTCCGCTTCGGAAATCGTCGCCGGCGCGCTCCAGGATCTGCGTCGTGCGACGGTTCTCGGCACGCGCTCCTTCGGCAAGGGTTCGGTTCAGACGATCATCCCGCTCGGCGATGCCGGCGCGCTGCGTCTGACGACCGCGCTCTATTACACGCCGTCGGGCAAGTCGATCCAGGGCACCGGCATCCAGCCGGATATCAAGGTCGATCAGCCGCTGCCACCGGAACTGCAGGGCAAGATCAGGGCTGAAGGCGAATCCAGCCTGCGCGGCCACATCCAGGGTTCTGCCGAGACCGACGAAGGTTCCGGTTCCGCAGCCTACGTGCCGCCGGAAGCCAAGGACGATATCCAGCTCAACTATGCGCTCGACCTCTTCCGCGGCGTGAAGAAGGATTCATCCTTCCCGCCGAGCCCGGATAAGGCCGCCGCCGCCACGATCAAGAAGTAA
- a CDS encoding divergent polysaccharide deacetylase family protein produces MGTDLHAPLGQNRPAARRRSRKFSFAIVFAAFAVAGILGLSLYAMRGDDALKRVASNVPPASKPEQTQPPSKPDPNAAQQSAGMPRSDPNSGANIERTLTDDGSVVTKYTPRSRDGSGPVMIGTQRIGQDPRMAAQPNDALLENSPLGRLPIVGPGGQRPMDQYARPWSGARGTRIAIVVGGLGLSQTGTQRAIRDLPPTVTLAFAVSGNSLQRWMQEARRAGHEILIQVPFEPFDYPTNDPGPGTLLTKISAKDNLGRLHQAMGEITNYTGVMNYLGGRYLSDAGALEPVLRDISKRGLLFLDDGTSAQSKTAIVAKAIELPHAFGDLTLDGQLQKDAILKKLDELERIAGRKGTAIGIASAFDESIDAIRQWSEEVSQRGIEIVGVSSLASESVEP; encoded by the coding sequence TTGGGCACCGATCTCCATGCACCGCTCGGACAGAACCGGCCGGCCGCTCGACGACGGAGCCGAAAGTTTTCTTTTGCAATCGTTTTTGCCGCTTTCGCGGTTGCCGGCATCCTGGGACTTTCGCTCTACGCCATGCGCGGCGATGATGCCCTGAAGCGGGTTGCTTCCAACGTTCCACCCGCCTCCAAGCCCGAACAGACCCAGCCTCCTTCGAAACCTGACCCGAACGCGGCACAGCAATCTGCCGGCATGCCTCGATCAGATCCGAATTCCGGCGCCAATATCGAGCGGACGCTCACCGATGATGGGTCGGTCGTGACCAAGTATACGCCCCGCTCGCGCGATGGCAGCGGGCCGGTGATGATCGGCACCCAGCGGATCGGCCAGGACCCCCGCATGGCTGCCCAACCCAATGATGCGCTTCTGGAGAATTCGCCCCTTGGCCGGCTGCCGATTGTCGGTCCCGGCGGGCAGCGTCCGATGGACCAGTACGCGCGCCCCTGGTCCGGCGCGCGCGGCACCCGCATCGCAATCGTCGTCGGTGGTCTTGGCCTTAGCCAGACAGGCACCCAGCGGGCGATCCGCGACCTGCCGCCCACGGTGACGCTCGCCTTTGCCGTCAGCGGCAACAGTCTGCAGCGCTGGATGCAGGAAGCCCGCCGTGCCGGTCACGAAATCCTGATCCAGGTGCCGTTTGAACCGTTCGATTATCCGACAAACGATCCGGGTCCCGGCACTTTGCTGACCAAGATCTCGGCCAAGGATAATCTCGGCCGCCTCCATCAGGCCATGGGTGAGATCACCAACTATACCGGCGTCATGAACTATCTCGGCGGCCGCTATCTCTCGGATGCCGGCGCGCTGGAACCGGTCCTGCGCGATATTTCCAAGCGGGGACTGCTTTTCCTTGACGACGGGACATCAGCGCAGTCGAAGACGGCGATCGTTGCCAAGGCGATCGAACTGCCCCATGCCTTTGGCGATCTGACGCTTGACGGGCAGTTGCAGAAGGACGCCATCCTCAAGAAACTTGACGAACTGGAGCGCATCGCCGGCCGCAAGGGAACGGCAATCGGCATCGCTTCGGCTTTTGACGAAAGCATCGATGCGATAAGGCAATGGAGCGAGGAAGTCTCGCAGCGCGGGATCGAGATTGTCGGCGTCTCGTCGCTTGCAAGCGAAAGCGTCGAACCGTGA